CGGCTAATACGGCACCGATACCTAGCCAAGACGGGGAGTTAATAGATGTTTCAGGGTCTGTTTTCATACGAATCTCCTAAACCAAACAATTACCAATGTTGGTAAGAAGTCTAAACCCTGTTGTTTAGAACAGAGTCAAGCGGGCTGTAGCGTCTTACTTAAAATCAGGGTTTGATTGATGCATCATCGCTAAACGCATCGAGAATAGCGCAATGAGCGGCTGGAGCGGTCTGCTGACAGTCGTTGACCAGCGTTCCCAATACCTGACGCAGTGCCGTTAAATCCCTGATTTGCTGATCGATCTGCTGACATTTCTGCTCAGCGAGTTGTCGTACATCGGCACAGTGCGGCCCATCAAGCGATAACAAGGTAGCAATTTCTTTCAAGGTAAATCCGGCCTGTTGAGCGCGTTTGATAAAACGTATCTGGGCAATCGCATCAGCTAAATAAACTCGATAACCACCATCGGGTTTCGCTGGCTCTGTCAGTAAACCAATGCGTTGATAGTGGCGGATGGTTTCGATGGTGACTTCGGTTTGCTTGGCAAGTTTGCCTATGGTCAGAGCCGGCATTTTATTGGGCCTTAGATCAAAAGAGTTTTATTGTCATGCAGTTTTCAATCACTAGCCTTTAGGCGTCCAGATTTTAGACGTCAATAATGAAAAATTTCATCTACAATAATATAGATAAGTTAGACTCTGGCAAATATGATGCAACATCGCCTCACCACCATTCTATTAGTGCTCATGGCTATCATGCCTGTAGTGGTGGCGTTCGCTCATTATTCTGTACTCACCAACCAGTTATCGGTTGCGCAAATGGTTGTCGTTGCCGATGAAATGGGCGATGAAGGAGTTTCGGCCTCCACACACGCCGATCATTGCCAATCCGCCTCAGCCAAACCTCACTTAGCTAGTTGTAGCTTCCATGTTTGCGTCGATTGCGCAATCACATCGTCTTTCAGGTTTATTCCAATCCATGTGCCCAATAGCTATGGCTATGGGGGGGAACCTAATTCTGCCTCATTCGTTGTACCCCCCGACATAAAGCCGCCGATTTTTAGCCTCTAAGCCGTTCAACGGCGGTATTTCGTGATAAGAAATCACTGCCCATCCTGATGATGATCGACATCTGCCAAAGCCCGGTGGTTGTCGATTCGCCATCGTTACCACGAGTTTACGAGGATTATCATGTCATCCTTTTTTCGATCAAGGCGTCTGCTGATGGCGACGCTGTTTATCGTCTGCCACATGGCCGCCGCAGATGAGCAACCACTATTGACGCTTGAGGCGGCCACTCAAAAAGTCATTCAGGACAATCCTGATCTGGCGCAAATCCTGGCCCGCGCCAAGGCGATGGCCGCCATTCCATCGCAGGAAGGCAGCCTGCCCGATCCGCAAATCAGTTTCAATGCCATGAGTCTGCCGACCAATAGTTTCAGCACCCGGCCGGAAGACATGACCCAAATCGGCTTCGGCCTCTCCCAGGCCATTCCTTTTCCCGGCAAATTGGCGCTGCGCGAACAGGCGGCGATGTATGAAGCGGAAGCCGCTACGCTGAATGCCGATGAACTGCGCCTGCGTTTGTTGAGCGACGTGAAAACCCTGTGGTGGCAGGTTTTTTATCTGGATCGTACCCTGGAGATTGTCGATAACAATCACAAACTATTGCAACAGTTCGTCGATATCGCCCGCAGCAAATACGAAGTCGGCGAAGGCTTGCAGCAGGATGTATTGCTGGCCCAGCTGGAATTATCCAAATTGCTCGATCAAAAAATCACTCTGACCGGGATGCGGCGCGGCACCATTGCCAAACTCAACGCATTGCTGGATCAACCCGCCAACAACCCCGTGCAATTACCCGCCACACTTTCAATACAGTTGCCGGAAATCAGACAGGAAGACCGCCTGTATCAGCAAGCGGAAGTCTCAAGGCCGATGTTGGAAAGCGACCGACAGGGCATCCATGCGGCGCAATCCAAACTGGAACTAGCGCAAAAAGATTTTCTACCGGATTTTAACGTCGAAGCGGCCTATGGTACCCGCAACAATATGCCGGACGGCACCCGGCGTTCGGATTTGCTGAGCCTGGGCGTCAGCATGAACGTGCCGATTTTTGCCGCCAGTAAGCAAGCCAAAGCCGTCGATCAGCGGACCAGCGAATTGATGCAACAACGCTACACACTGCAAGATCGATGGAACGCGGTTCGTTCTGAAATTACCCAGAACCACAGCGATTACCAGCGGGCCAAACAGCAATTCGTGTTGTTCGATACCGGCATCATTCCGCAGGCCCGGCAAACCGTCGCGTCCATGTTGGCCGGTTATCAGGTCAACAAAGTCGATTTTTTGAATCTGGTACGTAGCCAGATCACCTTGTTCGAATACGAAACCCAGTACTGGAAAGCCTTTACGGAAGCCCAACAAGCTTTAGCACAACTATCCGCGAATGTGGGCGAGGACAACATTTATGAATAAGCAACTGTTATTAACCGCCGCAGTGACGCTGGGGATAGGCTTGGCGGGCGGCTATTGGTTAGCTCAGCAATCCAAGCACGAATCGGCGATACAACCGGCAGAGGGCAGAAAGCCTTTATTTTACAGAAGTACCATGAATCCATCGGCAACGTCCCCGGTACCAGCCAAAGATGCGATGGGCATGGACTACGAGCCGGTGTATGCCGAAGATAATGCGTCTAGGCAACCCAAAATTCTGTTTTACCGCAATCCGATGAATCCCTCGGTCACCTCGCCGATTCCGGCCAAAGACAATATGGGCATGGATTATCTGCCTGTGTATGCCGAGGACGAGGCAAAAATTGACGATTTGGCCGGTGCCGTTAGAATCGATGCCGCCACGGTGCAAAACATCGGCGTGCGGACCGCGCTTGCCCAAAAAACCTTGCTCACGCATGTGGTCCGCGCCGTCGGCCGGGTAGCCTACGACGAAGAGCATATCGTCCGCCTGCATCCCAAAACCGAAGGCTGGATTGAAACCTTGCGTGCCGATAAGACCGGGCAAAGAGTCAGGAAGAATGAAGAGCTACTGAGCATTTATTCCCCGCAACTGGTGGCCAGCCAACAGGAATATGTGTTGGCGCTGAACAATCTCAAGGTGCTGGAAAAAAGCCCTATCGAAGACATCCGCCGTGGCGCGGAAGAACTGGTCAAAAGCTCCCGCGAACGCTTGAAATTGCTGGATGTGCCGGCCCATCAGCTGCACGACCTGACGGATAGCCAATCCATCAAAAAGAGTCTGCATATTCATACCCCGGCGGACGGCATCGTCATCAACATCGGCGCCCGCGAAGGCCAATACGTCACGCCGGAAACCGAGCTGTACATGATCGCCGACCTTTCCACGGTCTGGGTATATGCGGAAATTTACGAGTACGAGCTGCCCTGGGTTAAGGAAGGCGACCCGGTTGAAATGCGCTTGGCCGGGGTTCCGGGCCGCACCTTCAAGGGCCGCCTGGCGTTTATCTACCCTTACGCCGAAGCCAAGACCCGGACTATCAAAGTCCGGCTGGTATTCGACAATGCCGACTTGCTGTTAAAACCCGATATGTTCGCCGAAGTCACGATCCATGCCGGTAAGCAAGTCGATACGGTCGTGATTCCTTCCGAAGCGGTTATCCGTTCCGGCGCGCAAACCCAGGTTTTGGTGGTGCGCGGTCCGGGCAAATTCGAGCCGCGTCAAGTGACGACGGGTTTGTCGTCCAATAACGACATTGCCATCATTAACGGATTAGCGGCTGGGGAAGAAGTCGTCACTTCGGCGCAATTCCTGATCGACTCCGAATCCAAGCTGAATGAAGCCACGTCGAAAATGCTGGAGCCTTCGGCGACAACGACATCGGAACCCAATCGCTTGCAGGCCGAGCAGGGAGCGCATCGCCATGACTGATTTCATTATCAATAGCGTATTGAAGGATCGCTTCCTGGTGCTGCTGGGGGCGATTATCCTGGCCATCGGCGGGATTTGGTCGATCAAAAACATGCCGCTAGACGCGATACCGGATTTGTCCGACGTGCAGGTGATTATCTTCACCGACTATGCCGACCAGTCACCGCAGGTGGTCGAAAACCAGGTCACCTATCCTTTGACCACCGCGATGTTGGCCGTGCCGCATGCCAAGGTGGTACGCGGTTATTCGTTCTTTGGCTTGTCGTTCGTTTACGTGATCTTTGAAGACGGCACCGACATGTATTGGGCTAGGTCGCGGGTGTTGGAATACCTTAACTATGTGAAGAATCGCCTGCCGCAAGGCGTGACACCGACATTGGGCCCCGATGCCACCGGTGTCGGCTGGATTTACGAATATGCCCTAGTGGACAAGACTGGCAAGCATGATCTGGCGCAACTACGCTCCATTCAGGATTGGTATCTGCGCTATCCTCTTCAAACCGTACCCGGTGTGTCGGAAGTCGCCTCGGTTGGCGGCTACGTCAAGCAATACCAGGTGGAAGTCGATCCCAATGCGTTGCAAGCCTACGACATTGCCTTATCCACGGTGATGATGGCGATCAAGCGTTCCAACAACGATGTCGGCGGGCGTTTGCTGGAAGTCGGCGAAACCGAGTACATGGTCAGGGGTTTGGGTTACATCAAATCGATCAACGACCTAAATACGATACCGGTGGGTGTCGACGCCAACGGCACGCCGATTCGCTTGCAGGATGTCGCCCATGTGCAAATTGGACCGGAATTGCGGCGCGGCGTCACTGAACTGAATGGCGAAGGCGAAGTAGCTGGCGGCGTAGTGATCATGCGCTTCGGCGAAAATGCCTTGGCAACCATCGAGGACGTGCGGGCCAAACTGGAAGAACTGAAAAAAGGGCTGCCGGAAGGCGTGGAAATCGTCCCGGTGTATGACCGGGGCAGTTTGATCGAACGGGCTGTAGACACCTTGAAAGAGGCATTAAGCCAGGAGCTAATCATCGTCTGCGCCTTGGTCGCTTTGTTTTTGTTGCATTTACGTTCGTCCCTGGTGATCGTCATCACCCTGCCTCTGGGCATATTAATGGCCTTCATCGTGATGAAATGGCAAGGCATGAACGCCAACATCATGTCCTTGGGCGGCATCGCACTGGCCATCGGCGACATGGTCGATGGCGGCGTGGTGATGGTCGAAAACGCCCATAAACACCTCGCCGAAGCAGCCGAGAAAAAAAAAGCCAAACTAAGCTCGAACGAACGTTGGCAAGCCATCGGCAATGCGTCCCGCGAAGTGGGCTCCGGTCTATTTTCCTCGCTGTTGGTAATTACCGTCTCCTTCCTGCCCATTATCACCATGGAAGCGCAGGAAGGCCGCTTATTCAGCCCGCTGGCGTACACCAAAACCTATGCGATGGCGGCGGCGGCGATCTTGACCATCACGCTGGTTCCGGTGTTGATGGGGTATTTTGTGCGCGGCAAGATCATCCCCGAACACAAAAATCCGATTAACCGCGTCCTGCATGCCATCCATTCGCCGGTCTTGAAAGTGGCGATGCGCTGGCGGGGTGCGACGCTGATCGTGGCACTGCTGTTGATGGCCTCTACGCTCTATCCCTTATCCCAATTGGGCAGCGAGTTCATGCCGCCGCTGGATGAAGGCGATATTTTGTACATGCCCACCACCTTTCCAGGCATCTCCATCACCAAAGCCAAGGAGGTGTTGCAACAGACCGACAAGATCATCAAGACCTTTCCGGAGGTGCATCATGTGTTCGGCAAGATCGGCCGGGCCGAAACCGCCACCGATGCCGCGCCGCTGATGATGGTGGAAACCACCATCCAGCTCAAACCGCAAGACCAATGGCCCGATCCGAACAAGACCACCCGGCAACTGATAGATGAGATGGATAAGGCCATTCATTTCCCCGGACTGGCCAACGCCTGGACCATGCCCATCAAGACCCGGATAGACATGCTGTCTACCGGCATCAAGACCCCGGTGGGCATCAAGGTGTCCGGTCCCGACCTGAACGTGCTGCAATCTTTGTCACTTCAAATCGAACAGGCCATGAAAACCTTGCCGGATACGCTGTCGGCCTATGGCGACCGGGCCGTCGGCGGCTATTTCCTGGATTTCGACATCAACCGCGAAGCCGCCGCGCGTTACGGCCTGACAGTCGGCGATGTGCAGGATGTGATCCAAACCGCGATCGGCGGCATGAACATCACCGAAACCGTCGAAGGACTGGAGCGCTATCCGGTCAACCTGCGTTATCCGCGCGACCTGCGCGATAACCCGGAAGCCTTGCGGCGGGTGTTGATTCCCACTCCGACAGGCAGTCAGATTCCTTTGACGGCGGTGGCGGACATAAACTTCAAACGCGGCACCGATGTGATTAAAACCGAGGATGCCCGGCCCAATGCCTGGATTTATGTGGACCTAAAAACCTCCGACATCGGCGGTTATGTGGAACAGGCGAAAAAGACCTTAGCCGAGACTGTCACGATACCCGCAGGTTATACCGTCACCTGGTCGGGCCAATTTGAATACATGGAACGGGCGGCGGAACGCTTGCGCATCGTGGTACCCATCACCTTGCTGCTGATCTTTATCTTGCTGTACACAGCTTTTCGTAATATCACCGAGCCGACTATCGTGATGTTGGCGATTCCGTTCAGCCTGATTGGTGGAATTTGGTTCATATACTGGTTGGGATACAACCTGTCGATTACCGTCTATGTCGGCTTCATCGCGCTGGCCGGCACGGCTGCCGAAACCGGAGTGATGGTGCTGAGCTTTATCGATATTGAAATCGATAAGCTGCGGGCGCAAAAACAGGCGCCACTGACCGGCGAAGAAATCAGGGTGGCCAGCGAGGCTGCGACGGCTCTACGGGTGCGGCCGGTAGCCATTACCTCGCTGGCCAACATCATCGGTTTGATACCCATCATGACGGCGACCGGCACCGGTGCTGATGTCACCCAGCGTATCGCCGCCCCCGCGCTGGGCGGCATGCTCACCGTGTTGATATTAAGCCTTTTGGTATTTCCGGTGATTTACAGCCTGGTGTTGCAGTTCCAAGAACGGTTTCGATACCCATAGTCCTGAGATGTTACTTATGCTTTCATCAATTTGTTAGGTTCACGGAGAATTTTGATATGGCTTCATGTTGTGAAAATAACTGCGCAATTGAGAAATTGCGCGAACGACAACGCGGCACGCTTAAAGCTGTGCTCGTTGTTAATGCGGTTATGTTTGTCGTCATTGTCGGCGGGGCGGTTTACGGAAAATCAACAGCTCTGCTCTCGGACAGCCTGGATAATCTCGGCGATGCGCTAACCTATGGCTTAAGCCTTTACGCCGTTTCTAAAGAGGCGACCACAAAAGCGAAAGTGGCCTTATTTAAGGGTAGTTTGATATTGATCGGGGCGTGTGTGGTCTTGGCGCAAATCATTCAGCGGCTGATTGAGCCTGTACTACCATCTTACGAGATCATGGGTGCTTTCAGTTTGGCGGGACTGGCTGCAAATTCGCTATGTCTATTTCTGCTGTGGAAGCACAGAAACGAAGACATCAACATGAGCTCTGTATGGGAATGTTCAAGAAATGACATAGCATCAAATCTATCGGTATTTTTCACGGCAGGGGCCGTTTGGTTCTTTGAATCGGGATGGGCGGATATTGTCGTTGCATCCTGTCTTGTCATGCTGCTGCTGAATTCTTCTTTTCGTGTTATTCGCTCCGCGCTTAGAGAATTACATGAATCGCTTCCTCTATAACCAAGGGAAAACGTAAAACGATCTGAGCCGATTTTGTTGCCGGCGTTTTTATAGATAGCAACACATCACGCGATGTCGATGGCAGAGCTTTAAATTAAGTGTATGAAAACGAAAAACCTAACTAGCGACCAATTTTTATATGCCTCCATCCCCGAAAACAGGGCTTTATTTAAGGAGATTTACTATGAGCATGACGAAAACTTTACTGATTTCAGCAATGCTGGGATTGTTGGGCGGCTGCGCCCAGCTGGCTTCTCATCCCATGGACATGACCGTAGCCATTCATAACGCGAAAACAAAGACAGACCACGAAGCACTGGCAGTTCATTACGAACAAATAGCCCATGAAATGAAAGCGAAGTCCGAAGACCACAAAAAACAATTAGGGGAATATCAAGCGATACTTCCCAAAGCAGATGAGCAATATGCTCAATTCGAAGCACATTGTTTACAACTGATAAAAATATATGCCCAAGCCGAGCAAGAAAACTTGGAAATGGCTCGGCTGCACCGTCAGATTGCTTCTGGATTACCAAACTGACATTCGTTTTTCTGGAAATAAACTATGAAAACAAAATTACTGTTTACCTTGATTTTAGCTGTTGGTTTACTGTCCGCCTGTAGCGAGATGAACCCTCATCCGATGGATATGAGCCAAGCTGTGCAAAATGCAACATCCAGGGCCGATCATGAGGCGCTGGCGCAACACTATGAAGAAGCGGCCAAAGAAATGCAGCTTAAAGTTGACGAGCACAATAAGCTTCTTAGCCAGTATCGATCAATAGGTTACCGCTACGGTAGACCCCCGGATGATTTTGTGGAATATTTTATAGATCATTGCCAAAGGCTGATTGATGTCTATGAAAAAGCTGTCGAGGAAAACTTGAGTATGGCAAATCTGCATCGGCAGAAATAGCGAGGGAGGAAGAGACATGACTATCCGTTGGCATAAAACAATCCTAATCATGTTAGTCGGTGTACTTTTCTTGCTGGAAGGGTGCGCTGTTACCCAGCCCGCATTCTACCGGGCTTCGGAATTGACGCCTGAATCCATAGGTCAGATTACGCTACTGCCAGCCGTTGATGCGCGAATCGATAAGCATGTCGCGGCACATCTCGAAGAACCCTTGCGCCAAAAGGCGGCAACGATCCTGAAGCGGAAAGGATACTCGGTGATCCTGAGTGATTCGCGCGAGAGTCATGCCCTGACCAACGATGGTCTACGGGCCGCCGATCCTGCCTTGATAAAACGCCTTGGTCCGCCGGATGCACGCTGGATCATGGTCTTAGCCCTTATCGATCTCAATGTGGTTGGCAGCAACAATAAGGTGGAAGTGGCAGGCTTTCTATATGATAAGGAGAAGGGCTTGCTCCTATGGCGGGACAGCATTATTTGTTTGGTCGGGGATGGCGGGATATTTGGCGGGTTAATAAACGATAAAAGGGTCGATATAGCGGTTTCGACCGCAGTGGATTCATTATTGGGCAGCATTCCGGAATAGGGACTCGTTTTGATAATCCCACGCCGCCACCGGTCGTTATCTCTGCCATCACCGATATGTTTAAAGGGAGGTGTGTCATGATGAATACATGGCATAAGCTATCAGCAATCGAAGCCGCAAGCCTGCTTGCGACTGATATGGAACAGGGACTTTCCACCGAAGAGGCGAAAAAGCGACTTGCTCGATATGGGCAAAATAAACTGCATAAGGGCAAGCGATTTTCGGCTTTGGTGATTTTTATCAGCCAGTTTAAAAGTCTCGTTATTTGGGTACTGATGGGCGCAGCGGCCGTTTCCGTTGCACTCGGTGAAGTCATCGACGGTATTGCCATCATCGCTATTGTGATCTTGAATGCGGTCATTGGTTTTCTCCAGGAGTATCGGGCCGAGAAAGCGGCAGCCGCACTCGCTCGTTTAACAACGCCGCATTGTCGAGTGATTCGGGATGGCCATAGTCTGGTGGTCACAACCACTGAAGTCGTTCCGGGCGATTTACTGTTACTCGAAGCGGGCGATTTGGTGGCGGCGGATGCCCGCCTTATTCAAGCCTCCGTGTTTCGTGTCAATGAAGCCCCGCTCACGGGGGAATCGCAAGCCGTGGCTAAATTTACCGTTAGTCTGGTATTGGACACGCCGCTGGCTGAGCGGAGCAATATGGTTTTTCTCGGGACCAGTGTGACGGGTGGTTCCGCACGCGCAGTGGTGGTTAATACCGGGATGGAAACCGAACTTGGCCGCATAGCGAAACTGCTCGAATCGGCCGAAAGCGGAGAAACGCCATTGCAACGCCAACTGGAGCGGGTTGGGCGCCTGTTGTTGATGGCGTGTTTCGGCATCGTCGGCTTAATTTTTGGTCTGGGATTATGGCGAGGCATTGCTCCCTTTGAGCTTTTCTTAAGTTCGGTGAGCCTTGCGGTTGCGGCGATTCCCGAAGGGTTGCCGGCGGTGGTAACGATTGCGCTGGCTTTGGGTGTGCAACGGATGGTTCAACGGCATGCCTTGGTACGACGATTGGCTTCGGTTGAAACGCTAGGCCGTGCCCAGGTGATTTGTACCGATAAGACCGGCACGCTAACGATGGGTGAAATGACGGCCCGCAAACTGGTTACCTCAAAAAGCCTCTATCGTGTCACCGGCGAAGGTTACGCCACGGAAGGCGCATTCTTCTCCGGCAACGTGGAAAGTTTCCCCTCGGAAAGCTCCGAACTATTCGCACTGCTGCGTGCATCGGCGGCATGCAACGATGCCGAACTCTCGCTAATCGATGGCCGATCTACTGTAGTAGGCGATCCTACCGAGGGGGCGTTATTGGTGGCCGCCGAGAAAGCGAATATTACCCGGTCAGCCATTGAAACGGAGATGCCGCGTTTGGCGGTGATCCCTTTCGATTCCGAACGTAAACGCATGAGCGTTATCCGCCGTCAGGCCGGTCATCCCTGGGCCTTTGTCAAAGGCGCTCCCGAAGAGATTCTCAGCCGCTGCACCCTGGTCCGTACCGGTCAAGGCGTCAAGGAACTGACAGAAAACGACCGAACTCGATTCCTACAGGCTAACACCCTACTGGCCAACGATGCTTTGCGAGTGCTGGCCGTGGCAGAGCGTCCACTAGATGGCATTAATTTCGATGCGGGCGTGTTCGGCAGTGATGTCGAGATCGAACAACAGCTTATTTTGCTGGGACTCGTCGGTTTACAGGACCCACCTCGTGGCGAAGCCAGAGAGGCTGTGGCTAAGTGTAAACGGGCTGGTATCAAAACCGTAATGATTACGGGCGATCATCCGGATACTGCACGGGCCATCGGCTGCGAATTAGGGATTATTGATAAGGGCGATGAAGTGCTCATCGGTGCGGAGATAGACCACTTGGACGATGCAGAGCTAAAGGAACGCGTACCGCATGTTTCGGTGTATGCACGGGTAACCGCTGAGCATAAACTGCGTATTGTGCGGGCATGGAAAGCGATTGGGGCGGTTGTCGCGATGACGGGAGACGGCGTGAACGATGCGCCCGCTATCAAAGAAGCATCCATCGGAATCGCCATGGGCATTACCGGTACTGAGGTGACCAAAGAAGCCGCCGACATGATTGTCGCCGATGATAATTTTGCTTCCATTGTCGCCGCCGTTGAAGAAGGACGCGGCATTTATGACAACATCGCCAAAACGCTAGCTTACCTGCTGGGCAGTAGCACCGGCGAGTTGTTGGTGATGTTGGGCGCGGTACTGCTGGGTTGGCCATTACCGCTTTTACCGCTACATCTTTTGTGGATCAACCTGGTCACCGATGGTTTTGCGGCCTTGGCCCTTTCCACCGATCCAATTGACCCAGGGGTATTGAATCGCCCGCCTCGACAGGCTCAGTCCCAGTTACTCAACCGGCATTTGTTTTATCTGACTTTATTCACCGGTTTATTAGCCGCGAGCGTCACGCTCGGCGTGTTTGCCTATGAACTGCATGTAGTCGGCAATACGCTTGATCAAGCTCGCGATGCCGCCTTTACCGCTCTGGTGATTACCGGTTTGCTGCGTGCCTTCGGGGCGCGAAGCGAACAACGCGTCATCTGGCAAATCGGTTTGTTTTCCAATTTGCGCTTGTTTCTGATTGTCGCCGTGTGTTTCAGCTTGCAGTTGGCGATACACCATGTTTCGATGCTGCAAACCCTGTTTCAGATCAAATCAGTGTCGTTGCACCAGTGTGTAGTCTGGCTCGGGGTTGGATTTATACCCTTGGCAATCTTAGAGCTCAGAAAAATCCTGCTTAATCGAGCTAAAAAGTTTGCTTAGAGCAATGAAAACCAAGCAATCACATCGCTATCAACCTAAAAGGATGAAATCGCCACAAGCGATGTCCACCAATCGCTTTATCCACCGAAAAATTCTGACCCGATTGTTTTTAGGCTGGTTGTTCCTGAGTGTAACGGTAGGCGGTTCCAT
Above is a window of Methylomonas koyamae DNA encoding:
- a CDS encoding efflux RND transporter periplasmic adaptor subunit, translated to MNKQLLLTAAVTLGIGLAGGYWLAQQSKHESAIQPAEGRKPLFYRSTMNPSATSPVPAKDAMGMDYEPVYAEDNASRQPKILFYRNPMNPSVTSPIPAKDNMGMDYLPVYAEDEAKIDDLAGAVRIDAATVQNIGVRTALAQKTLLTHVVRAVGRVAYDEEHIVRLHPKTEGWIETLRADKTGQRVRKNEELLSIYSPQLVASQQEYVLALNNLKVLEKSPIEDIRRGAEELVKSSRERLKLLDVPAHQLHDLTDSQSIKKSLHIHTPADGIVINIGAREGQYVTPETELYMIADLSTVWVYAEIYEYELPWVKEGDPVEMRLAGVPGRTFKGRLAFIYPYAEAKTRTIKVRLVFDNADLLLKPDMFAEVTIHAGKQVDTVVIPSEAVIRSGAQTQVLVVRGPGKFEPRQVTTGLSSNNDIAIINGLAAGEEVVTSAQFLIDSESKLNEATSKMLEPSATTTSEPNRLQAEQGAHRHD
- a CDS encoding TolC family protein: MATLFIVCHMAAADEQPLLTLEAATQKVIQDNPDLAQILARAKAMAAIPSQEGSLPDPQISFNAMSLPTNSFSTRPEDMTQIGFGLSQAIPFPGKLALREQAAMYEAEAATLNADELRLRLLSDVKTLWWQVFYLDRTLEIVDNNHKLLQQFVDIARSKYEVGEGLQQDVLLAQLELSKLLDQKITLTGMRRGTIAKLNALLDQPANNPVQLPATLSIQLPEIRQEDRLYQQAEVSRPMLESDRQGIHAAQSKLELAQKDFLPDFNVEAAYGTRNNMPDGTRRSDLLSLGVSMNVPIFAASKQAKAVDQRTSELMQQRYTLQDRWNAVRSEITQNHSDYQRAKQQFVLFDTGIIPQARQTVASMLAGYQVNKVDFLNLVRSQITLFEYETQYWKAFTEAQQALAQLSANVGEDNIYE
- a CDS encoding cation transporter, whose protein sequence is MASCCENNCAIEKLRERQRGTLKAVLVVNAVMFVVIVGGAVYGKSTALLSDSLDNLGDALTYGLSLYAVSKEATTKAKVALFKGSLILIGACVVLAQIIQRLIEPVLPSYEIMGAFSLAGLAANSLCLFLLWKHRNEDINMSSVWECSRNDIASNLSVFFTAGAVWFFESGWADIVVASCLVMLLLNSSFRVIRSALRELHESLPL
- a CDS encoding efflux RND transporter permease subunit; this translates as MTDFIINSVLKDRFLVLLGAIILAIGGIWSIKNMPLDAIPDLSDVQVIIFTDYADQSPQVVENQVTYPLTTAMLAVPHAKVVRGYSFFGLSFVYVIFEDGTDMYWARSRVLEYLNYVKNRLPQGVTPTLGPDATGVGWIYEYALVDKTGKHDLAQLRSIQDWYLRYPLQTVPGVSEVASVGGYVKQYQVEVDPNALQAYDIALSTVMMAIKRSNNDVGGRLLEVGETEYMVRGLGYIKSINDLNTIPVGVDANGTPIRLQDVAHVQIGPELRRGVTELNGEGEVAGGVVIMRFGENALATIEDVRAKLEELKKGLPEGVEIVPVYDRGSLIERAVDTLKEALSQELIIVCALVALFLLHLRSSLVIVITLPLGILMAFIVMKWQGMNANIMSLGGIALAIGDMVDGGVVMVENAHKHLAEAAEKKKAKLSSNERWQAIGNASREVGSGLFSSLLVITVSFLPIITMEAQEGRLFSPLAYTKTYAMAAAAILTITLVPVLMGYFVRGKIIPEHKNPINRVLHAIHSPVLKVAMRWRGATLIVALLLMASTLYPLSQLGSEFMPPLDEGDILYMPTTFPGISITKAKEVLQQTDKIIKTFPEVHHVFGKIGRAETATDAAPLMMVETTIQLKPQDQWPDPNKTTRQLIDEMDKAIHFPGLANAWTMPIKTRIDMLSTGIKTPVGIKVSGPDLNVLQSLSLQIEQAMKTLPDTLSAYGDRAVGGYFLDFDINREAAARYGLTVGDVQDVIQTAIGGMNITETVEGLERYPVNLRYPRDLRDNPEALRRVLIPTPTGSQIPLTAVADINFKRGTDVIKTEDARPNAWIYVDLKTSDIGGYVEQAKKTLAETVTIPAGYTVTWSGQFEYMERAAERLRIVVPITLLLIFILLYTAFRNITEPTIVMLAIPFSLIGGIWFIYWLGYNLSITVYVGFIALAGTAAETGVMVLSFIDIEIDKLRAQKQAPLTGEEIRVASEAATALRVRPVAITSLANIIGLIPIMTATGTGADVTQRIAAPALGGMLTVLILSLLVFPVIYSLVLQFQERFRYP
- a CDS encoding MerR family transcriptional regulator, translating into MPALTIGKLAKQTEVTIETIRHYQRIGLLTEPAKPDGGYRVYLADAIAQIRFIKRAQQAGFTLKEIATLLSLDGPHCADVRQLAEQKCQQIDQQIRDLTALRQVLGTLVNDCQQTAPAAHCAILDAFSDDASIKP
- a CDS encoding cation-translocating P-type ATPase; its protein translation is MMNTWHKLSAIEAASLLATDMEQGLSTEEAKKRLARYGQNKLHKGKRFSALVIFISQFKSLVIWVLMGAAAVSVALGEVIDGIAIIAIVILNAVIGFLQEYRAEKAAAALARLTTPHCRVIRDGHSLVVTTTEVVPGDLLLLEAGDLVAADARLIQASVFRVNEAPLTGESQAVAKFTVSLVLDTPLAERSNMVFLGTSVTGGSARAVVVNTGMETELGRIAKLLESAESGETPLQRQLERVGRLLLMACFGIVGLIFGLGLWRGIAPFELFLSSVSLAVAAIPEGLPAVVTIALALGVQRMVQRHALVRRLASVETLGRAQVICTDKTGTLTMGEMTARKLVTSKSLYRVTGEGYATEGAFFSGNVESFPSESSELFALLRASAACNDAELSLIDGRSTVVGDPTEGALLVAAEKANITRSAIETEMPRLAVIPFDSERKRMSVIRRQAGHPWAFVKGAPEEILSRCTLVRTGQGVKELTENDRTRFLQANTLLANDALRVLAVAERPLDGINFDAGVFGSDVEIEQQLILLGLVGLQDPPRGEAREAVAKCKRAGIKTVMITGDHPDTARAIGCELGIIDKGDEVLIGAEIDHLDDAELKERVPHVSVYARVTAEHKLRIVRAWKAIGAVVAMTGDGVNDAPAIKEASIGIAMGITGTEVTKEAADMIVADDNFASIVAAVEEGRGIYDNIAKTLAYLLGSSTGELLVMLGAVLLGWPLPLLPLHLLWINLVTDGFAALALSTDPIDPGVLNRPPRQAQSQLLNRHLFYLTLFTGLLAASVTLGVFAYELHVVGNTLDQARDAAFTALVITGLLRAFGARSEQRVIWQIGLFSNLRLFLIVAVCFSLQLAIHHVSMLQTLFQIKSVSLHQCVVWLGVGFIPLAILELRKILLNRAKKFA